Proteins from a single region of Streptomyces griseiscabiei:
- a CDS encoding transglutaminase TgpA family protein — protein MSGRAKLALCAWAATIMAACALLPLVDPATWIFQAALMLGVQTGVGALTRRVPLARPLTVAAQALVTLMMLTLVFARERAVAGIVPGPEAFQYFGTLLQTGGEDVGRYAIPAPLSDGIRLMIIGGVLVIGLLVDALAVTFRSAAPAGLPLLALYSVATGLSDGAAWLWFVLASAGYLLLLLTESRDRLSQWGRVFGGAPGGPRPESAGGAVAPVRTGRRIGAVALGIALVVPLGLPSLDGGLLDATGAGIGRGSGGGGTISAVNPVVQLGDSLNVDEDRQVLSYRTNTDDVQEMYLRIVSLDRFDGTAWTPTERSITEVPDDFGTPSGLSTDVKRSTITTRIVAAENYEQDWLPMPYPVTGVDIDGDWRYEPVGRTLVGDHDQDTKGVQYTVESLIVQPTAEQLSSAPEPPPSLRREYTKVPASLPPVVAQTALEVTEGATNNYERAVKLQDWFAFSGEFTYDTEVRSGTGARAIARFLQEKEGFCVHFSFAMASMARTLGIPARVAVGFTPGTPQTNGTMSVGLRDAHAWPELYFEGVGWTRFEPTPNRGTTPPYTVPEDTGTGGLPEVPRPSQSTTTEPSAEPTASASCTPQEVKLGACASESAAAIAGSDDDRRSFWGLLFFSPWTLLILPGALLVLAIPLLPMLWRLRVRSVRLGAHAGTVPRKAAEGPQAPGPAQDLTDEAGGPGPDGSPAAPGRASGYGRTEAAAAHALAAWQEVADTAWDYGIAPDESQTPRKAAARIVRLGELEPDAAEAVHRVAAAVEQVLFAPRPQIPAGLARDAHQVEVGLRAHAGRRTKLRALLLPRSTVRVAWALSARWADTRDELLSRLPSPRLPWRRPSPGQNG, from the coding sequence ATGAGCGGACGGGCGAAGCTGGCGCTGTGCGCCTGGGCCGCCACGATCATGGCGGCGTGCGCACTGCTGCCCCTGGTCGACCCGGCGACCTGGATCTTCCAGGCGGCCCTGATGCTGGGTGTGCAGACCGGCGTGGGAGCGCTCACGCGGCGGGTCCCGCTGGCCCGGCCGCTGACCGTGGCCGCGCAGGCGCTGGTCACGCTGATGATGCTGACGCTGGTCTTCGCCCGGGAGCGGGCGGTGGCCGGGATCGTGCCCGGTCCGGAGGCGTTCCAGTACTTCGGGACGCTGCTCCAGACGGGTGGCGAGGACGTCGGCCGGTACGCCATCCCGGCGCCGCTGAGCGACGGCATCCGGCTGATGATCATCGGCGGGGTGCTGGTGATAGGCCTGCTGGTGGACGCGCTCGCCGTGACGTTCCGCAGCGCGGCCCCGGCCGGTCTGCCGCTGCTCGCGCTGTACTCGGTCGCCACGGGGCTCTCCGACGGCGCCGCGTGGCTGTGGTTCGTGCTGGCCTCGGCCGGCTATCTGCTGCTGCTCCTGACCGAGAGCCGGGACCGGCTCTCCCAGTGGGGCCGGGTCTTCGGCGGCGCGCCGGGCGGTCCGCGCCCGGAGTCCGCGGGCGGTGCCGTGGCCCCGGTGCGCACCGGGCGGCGCATCGGCGCCGTCGCGCTGGGCATCGCCCTGGTGGTGCCGCTCGGGCTGCCCTCCCTCGACGGCGGGCTGCTGGACGCCACGGGCGCCGGCATCGGCAGGGGCTCGGGGGGCGGCGGCACGATCTCCGCGGTGAACCCCGTGGTGCAGCTGGGCGACAGCCTGAACGTGGACGAGGACCGCCAGGTCCTGTCGTACCGCACCAACACCGACGACGTGCAGGAGATGTATCTGCGGATCGTCTCCCTGGACAGGTTCGACGGCACCGCGTGGACGCCGACCGAGCGCTCCATCACCGAGGTGCCGGACGACTTCGGCACCCCGTCCGGCCTGAGCACCGACGTCAAGCGGTCCACGATCACGACCCGGATCGTCGCGGCGGAGAACTACGAGCAGGACTGGCTGCCGATGCCGTACCCGGTGACGGGCGTGGACATCGACGGCGACTGGCGGTACGAGCCCGTGGGGCGCACCCTCGTCGGCGATCACGACCAGGACACCAAGGGTGTCCAGTACACGGTCGAGAGCCTGATCGTGCAGCCCACGGCCGAGCAGCTCTCCTCGGCGCCGGAGCCCCCGCCGTCCCTGCGGCGGGAGTACACCAAGGTGCCGGCCTCGCTGCCGCCGGTGGTGGCGCAGACCGCGCTGGAGGTCACCGAGGGCGCGACGAACAACTACGAGCGGGCGGTGAAGCTGCAGGACTGGTTCGCGTTCAGCGGCGAGTTCACCTACGACACCGAGGTGCGGTCCGGTACGGGCGCCCGGGCGATAGCCCGGTTCCTGCAGGAGAAGGAGGGCTTCTGCGTCCACTTCTCCTTCGCGATGGCGTCCATGGCCCGCACGCTCGGCATACCGGCCCGGGTGGCGGTGGGCTTCACCCCCGGCACCCCGCAGACGAACGGCACGATGTCGGTGGGGCTGCGCGACGCGCACGCCTGGCCGGAGCTGTACTTCGAGGGTGTGGGCTGGACCCGCTTCGAGCCGACCCCCAACCGGGGTACGACTCCGCCGTACACGGTGCCCGAGGACACCGGCACCGGCGGCCTGCCCGAGGTGCCCCGGCCCTCGCAGTCGACGACCACGGAGCCGTCGGCCGAGCCGACGGCGAGTGCGAGCTGTACCCCGCAGGAGGTGAAGCTCGGCGCCTGCGCGAGCGAGTCCGCGGCGGCGATCGCGGGTTCGGACGACGACCGGCGCTCGTTCTGGGGCCTGCTGTTCTTCTCGCCCTGGACCCTGCTGATCCTGCCGGGGGCGCTCCTGGTGCTGGCGATCCCGCTGCTGCCCATGCTGTGGCGGCTGCGGGTCCGGTCGGTACGGCTGGGCGCGCACGCCGGCACGGTGCCCAGAAAGGCGGCCGAGGGGCCTCAGGCACCCGGTCCGGCCCAGGACCTGACCGACGAGGCGGGAGGGCCCGGCCCGGACGGCTCCCCGGCGGCACCGGGCAGAGCCTCGGGGTACGGCCGTACGGAGGCCGCGGCGGCCCATGCGCTGGCCGCGTGGCAGGAGGTCGCCGACACGGCGTGGGACTACGGGATCGCGCCGGACGAGTCGCAGACGCCCCGCAAGGCCGCCGCACGGATCGTGCGGCTGGGCGAGCTGGAACCGGATGCCGCCGAGGCGGTGCACCGGGTGGCGGCGGCGGTGGAGCAGGTCCTCTTCGCTCCGCGTCCGCAGATCCCGGCGGGCCTCGCCCGGGACGCGCACCAGGTCGAGGTCGGTCTGCGGGCGCACGCCGGGCGCCGGACGAAGCTCCGGGCACTGCTGCTGCCGCGTTCGACCGTCCGGGTGGCCTGGGCGCTCTCCGCCCGCTGGGCGGACACCAGGGACGAGTTGCTCTCCCGTCTCCCGTCGCCGCGTCTGCCGTGGCGACGCCCCTCGCCGGGCCAGAACGGCTAG
- a CDS encoding DUF3040 domain-containing protein, producing the protein MPLSEHEQRMLEQMERALYAEDPKFASALEGSGLRTYTRRRVYQAVAGFLVGIALLMAGMVAQQIWVSVVGFLVMLGCAVLAVTGWRKAPKPGEQPTGAAGSAGARRQTRQRRSMMDRIEQRWQRRRDEQGGH; encoded by the coding sequence GTGCCGCTCTCAGAGCACGAGCAGCGCATGCTCGAGCAGATGGAGCGAGCGCTGTACGCCGAAGATCCCAAGTTCGCGTCAGCGCTTGAGGGAAGCGGGCTGCGTACGTACACCCGGCGGCGGGTCTACCAGGCGGTCGCGGGCTTTCTGGTGGGTATCGCGCTCCTCATGGCCGGAATGGTCGCACAGCAGATCTGGGTCAGCGTGGTGGGTTTCCTCGTCATGCTGGGCTGCGCCGTGCTCGCCGTCACCGGTTGGCGCAAGGCCCCCAAGCCGGGTGAGCAGCCCACCGGTGCCGCAGGCTCCGCAGGTGCGCGTCGTCAGACGCGGCAGCGCCGCTCCATGATGGACCGAATCGAACAGCGCTGGCAGCGCCGTCGTGACGAGCAGGGCGGCCACTGA
- a CDS encoding class I SAM-dependent methyltransferase, producing the protein MSDPMRPRAALRTAVVWEVLQDALDRRVKATGRESLDVLDAGGGSGRFAVPAARLGHRVTVVDPSPNALFALERRAAEAGVADRVRGVQGDAHGLFDVVERGGYDAVLCHGVLEYVDDPAEGVGNAVAALRAEGVLSLLAAGLGGAVLARALAGHFKEARQALDDPNGRWGEGDPVPHRFTAGQLTALVEGTGLAVAAVHGVRVFADLVPGVLVDTEPGALEALLQLEAAVAELPAFHSVATQLHVLGETRGTTGA; encoded by the coding sequence GTGTCGGACCCGATGCGACCCCGCGCCGCCCTCCGTACCGCCGTGGTCTGGGAGGTCCTCCAGGACGCCCTCGACCGCCGGGTGAAGGCCACCGGGCGCGAGTCGCTCGACGTGCTGGACGCCGGGGGTGGCAGCGGCAGGTTCGCGGTGCCCGCCGCCCGTCTCGGCCACCGCGTCACCGTCGTCGACCCCAGCCCGAACGCGCTGTTCGCGCTGGAGCGCCGGGCCGCCGAGGCCGGTGTCGCCGACCGCGTGCGAGGTGTCCAGGGCGACGCGCACGGCCTCTTCGACGTCGTCGAGCGCGGCGGGTACGACGCGGTGCTCTGCCACGGCGTCCTGGAGTACGTGGACGACCCCGCCGAGGGCGTCGGCAACGCGGTCGCCGCGCTCCGCGCCGAGGGCGTCCTCAGCCTGCTCGCCGCCGGTCTGGGCGGAGCGGTGCTCGCGCGGGCCCTCGCCGGGCACTTCAAGGAGGCCCGGCAGGCGCTCGACGACCCGAACGGACGCTGGGGCGAGGGTGATCCGGTTCCGCACCGCTTCACCGCCGGGCAGCTCACCGCGCTCGTCGAGGGCACGGGCCTCGCGGTCGCCGCCGTGCACGGCGTCCGGGTCTTCGCCGACCTGGTCCCGGGCGTTCTCGTCGACACCGAGCCCGGCGCCCTGGAGGCCCTGCTCCAGCTGGAGGCGGCGGTCGCCGAACTGCCCGCCTTCCACTCCGTGGCCACGCAACTTCATGTGCTGGGCGAGACGCGAGGGACCACCGGGGCCTGA
- a CDS encoding SAV_6107 family HEPN domain-containing protein, which translates to MASYHAAAAGRRRAPGPAPSPSGPASDVHPVLRRATAPPAALDLLAQARSGLDEAVALPTPNERYATAHLAALRTAAAVLAARGRPELTPKRRAKIRSAWEVLPEIAPELAEWSALFASGAARRARAEAGIQGAASMRDADDLIRDVAMFLRLVERMLVLQPVLPQPRQDGGPGVPDAG; encoded by the coding sequence ATGGCCAGCTACCACGCAGCAGCCGCAGGCCGGCGCCGCGCCCCCGGCCCTGCCCCCTCACCGAGCGGCCCGGCGAGCGACGTGCACCCCGTGCTGCGCCGGGCCACGGCCCCGCCCGCCGCCCTCGATCTGCTCGCCCAGGCCCGCTCCGGACTCGACGAGGCGGTCGCCCTCCCGACGCCCAACGAGCGGTACGCCACCGCCCACCTCGCCGCCCTGCGCACCGCCGCCGCGGTGCTCGCCGCCCGGGGCCGCCCGGAACTCACCCCGAAGCGCCGCGCCAAGATCCGGAGCGCCTGGGAAGTGCTCCCCGAGATAGCGCCCGAACTCGCCGAGTGGAGCGCGCTGTTCGCCTCCGGCGCCGCCCGCCGCGCGCGTGCCGAGGCCGGCATCCAGGGCGCGGCGAGCATGCGCGACGCCGACGACCTCATACGCGACGTGGCGATGTTCCTGCGCCTGGTCGAGCGGATGCTGGTGCTCCAGCCGGTGCTGCCCCAGCCCCGGCAGGACGGCGGCCCGGGAGTCCCGGACGCGGGCTGA
- a CDS encoding ATP-binding cassette domain-containing protein, whose product MAEPGEAEAADAGRDTARGVAVGAEGFGLKGPRGWAFRGVGFEAEAGSLIAVEGPSGSGRTCLLLALTGRMRPSEGSATVGSLPLPKRMAAVRRISALAHVPGVTDLDPSLTVGEHLRERALLQRRFDGTLRGLLRPRAEHAAEAKDRIESALTAAGLDREALPKGSRTAVRDLDRMEALRLSVALALVGRPRLLGVDDSDLKLSDAERDGMWALLRSLAESGTTVVAVCSEAPEGAVVVSTAPGTPENDEKNSDHEKNSDDDKETADALAGTRRA is encoded by the coding sequence ATGGCGGAGCCAGGGGAGGCCGAGGCGGCCGACGCGGGGCGGGACACGGCCCGCGGGGTCGCCGTCGGCGCCGAGGGGTTCGGGCTGAAGGGGCCGCGCGGCTGGGCGTTCCGGGGAGTCGGCTTCGAGGCGGAGGCAGGCTCGCTGATCGCGGTCGAGGGGCCGTCCGGATCAGGGCGGACCTGTCTGCTGCTCGCGCTCACCGGGCGCATGAGGCCGAGCGAGGGCAGCGCCACGGTCGGCTCGCTCCCGCTACCGAAGCGGATGGCCGCCGTCCGCCGGATCAGCGCCCTCGCCCATGTCCCCGGCGTGACCGATCTCGATCCGTCCCTGACCGTCGGGGAGCATCTGCGCGAACGGGCGCTGCTGCAGCGGCGGTTCGACGGCACCCTGCGCGGGCTGCTGCGGCCCCGGGCCGAGCACGCCGCCGAGGCGAAGGACCGGATCGAGTCCGCCCTGACCGCCGCCGGGCTCGACCGCGAGGCCCTGCCGAAGGGCTCCCGGACCGCCGTACGCGACCTCGACCGGATGGAGGCGCTGCGGCTGTCCGTCGCCCTCGCCCTGGTCGGCCGGCCCCGTCTGCTCGGCGTGGACGACTCCGACCTGAAGCTCTCCGACGCCGAACGGGACGGGATGTGGGCGCTGTTGCGCTCCCTCGCCGAGTCCGGGACCACGGTCGTGGCGGTGTGCAGCGAGGCACCCGAGGGAGCGGTCGTGGTGTCGACGGCACCCGGGACACCCGAGAACGACGAGAAGAACTCCGACCACGAGAAGAACTCCGACGACGACAAGGAGACGGCCGATGCGCTCGCCGGGACTCGCCGCGCTTGA
- a CDS encoding YhgE/Pip family protein — MRSPGLAALELRRFGRGKLPRAALVSLLLLPLLYGALYLWSFWDPYGRLDRIPVALVNDDKGASVGRERLTAGDDIAKGLRDSDTFEWHPVSAAEARAGVEDGTYYLSLTMPEDFSERIASSSGDVPETGALQVRTNDANNYIVGQISRTVFSEVRTAASTKASRSFLDRIFISFSDIHGKTEEAADGADDLKGGIDKAEQGSKDLADGLKEAKKGSGSLSGGLKDLEEGAGDLEDGAQQVADGTGKLADKVGAAADQVRPFLKKDGGTIADTATLVADSAATIRDHLDAFVTTAPAAATGTRAASDTLDDVHRRRCEEAVLPDAACADLKKAKDAAAEAAVLAEDVDTVVKDYDGDLKAFDKDLQTLEKQARALAKAAPTLSTDLDDAVAKVNALDRGAAKVAKGAKTLHTGLGTARTGADDLDTGVGDLKTGAVDLKGGMFQLADGSGKLAGGLRDGAEQIPDYDERDRDRRTEVMADPVELATRDLHKAPNYGTGFAPYFIPLSLWVGAMVAYMLIQPLNRRALAAGASAWRIALAGWLPVAALGVLQTVALMAVLHWAVGLEMARAAGTVGFLFLVTACFAAIVQWLNARFGAAGRILVLAFLMLQLTSAGGTYPVQTSPDFFNAVHPFLPMSHVVDALRRLITGGGLGPVWQACAVLVAFTAGALALTALSARRKQVWTMDRLHPELSL, encoded by the coding sequence ATGCGCTCGCCGGGACTCGCCGCGCTTGAGCTGAGGCGGTTCGGCCGGGGGAAGCTGCCGCGCGCCGCGCTGGTCTCGCTCCTGCTGCTGCCGTTGCTGTACGGCGCCCTGTACCTGTGGTCCTTCTGGGACCCGTACGGCCGTCTGGACCGTATCCCCGTGGCCTTGGTGAACGACGACAAGGGGGCGTCCGTCGGCAGGGAGAGGCTGACGGCGGGGGACGACATCGCGAAGGGGCTGCGGGACAGCGACACCTTCGAGTGGCACCCGGTGAGCGCCGCCGAGGCCCGCGCGGGCGTCGAGGACGGCACGTACTACCTGTCGCTGACGATGCCGGAGGACTTCAGCGAGCGGATCGCGTCCAGTTCGGGGGACGTGCCGGAGACGGGCGCCCTCCAGGTGCGGACGAACGACGCGAACAACTACATCGTCGGGCAGATCTCCCGGACGGTGTTCTCGGAGGTGCGGACGGCGGCGTCCACGAAGGCCTCGCGGTCGTTCCTGGACCGGATCTTCATCTCCTTCTCGGACATCCACGGGAAGACCGAGGAGGCGGCGGACGGAGCCGACGACCTCAAGGGCGGTATCGACAAGGCGGAGCAGGGCTCCAAGGACCTCGCGGACGGGCTGAAGGAGGCCAAGAAGGGCAGCGGGAGCCTGTCCGGCGGGCTGAAGGACCTGGAGGAGGGCGCGGGCGATCTTGAGGACGGCGCCCAGCAGGTCGCGGACGGCACCGGCAAGCTCGCCGACAAGGTCGGCGCGGCGGCGGACCAGGTGCGGCCCTTCCTGAAGAAGGACGGCGGCACGATCGCGGACACCGCCACCCTGGTCGCCGACTCGGCGGCCACGATCCGGGACCACCTCGACGCGTTCGTGACGACGGCACCGGCCGCCGCGACCGGCACACGTGCCGCCTCCGACACCCTGGACGACGTCCACCGGCGGCGCTGCGAGGAGGCCGTGCTGCCCGACGCGGCCTGCGCCGACCTGAAGAAGGCGAAGGACGCGGCGGCGGAGGCGGCCGTGCTCGCCGAGGACGTCGACACCGTGGTGAAGGACTACGACGGTGACCTGAAGGCCTTCGACAAGGATCTGCAGACCCTGGAGAAGCAGGCCCGCGCCCTGGCGAAGGCGGCGCCCACCCTCTCCACGGACCTCGACGACGCCGTCGCCAAGGTGAACGCCCTCGACCGGGGCGCCGCGAAGGTGGCCAAGGGTGCCAAGACCCTGCACACCGGCCTCGGCACCGCCAGGACGGGCGCGGACGACCTGGACACCGGTGTCGGCGACCTGAAGACGGGCGCGGTCGACCTCAAGGGCGGCATGTTCCAGCTGGCCGACGGCTCCGGGAAGCTCGCGGGCGGGCTGCGCGACGGGGCCGAGCAGATCCCCGACTACGACGAGCGGGACCGCGACCGGCGCACCGAAGTGATGGCCGACCCGGTGGAGTTGGCCACCAGGGACCTGCACAAGGCGCCCAACTACGGCACCGGGTTCGCCCCGTACTTCATCCCGCTGTCCCTGTGGGTGGGCGCGATGGTGGCGTACATGCTGATCCAGCCGCTCAACCGGCGGGCCCTCGCGGCGGGCGCCTCGGCGTGGCGGATCGCGCTGGCGGGCTGGCTGCCGGTGGCCGCGCTGGGTGTGCTGCAGACGGTCGCACTGATGGCGGTGCTGCACTGGGCGGTCGGCCTGGAGATGGCGCGGGCGGCCGGCACGGTGGGCTTCCTGTTCCTGGTGACGGCGTGCTTCGCGGCGATCGTGCAGTGGCTCAACGCGCGCTTCGGGGCGGCGGGCCGCATCCTCGTCCTGGCCTTCCTGATGCTGCAGTTGACGTCGGCGGGCGGTACGTACCCGGTGCAGACCAGTCCGGACTTCTTCAACGCGGTGCACCCCTTCCTGCCGATGAGCCATGTGGTCGACGCTCTCCGGAGGCTGATCACCGGCGGTGGTCTGGGCCCGGTGTGGCAGGCGTGCGCGGTGCTGGTGGCCTTCACCGCGGGCGCGCTCGCGCTGACCGCCCTGTCGGCCCGCCGCAAGCAGGTGTGGACCATGGACCGGCTGCACCCGGAGCTGAGCCTGTGA
- a CDS encoding TetR/AcrR family transcriptional regulator, with protein sequence MESSNAPGGAGGGRREATRQKLYEAAVTLIAEQGFSATTVDEIAERAGVAKGTVYYNFASKSVLFEELLRHGVGLLTASLREAAEGTAREGGSRVDSLDAMIRAGLVFIDRYPSFTQLYVAELWRTNRAWQSTLMVVRQEAVAVVEGVLREGVEGGELSDEIDVGLTASALVGMVLVAALDWKAFQPQRSLDDVHAALSRLLQGRVSGNR encoded by the coding sequence ATGGAAAGCAGCAACGCCCCCGGCGGCGCAGGCGGGGGCCGCCGCGAGGCGACCCGGCAGAAACTCTACGAAGCGGCCGTCACCCTCATCGCGGAGCAGGGGTTCTCCGCCACCACGGTGGACGAGATCGCCGAGCGGGCCGGTGTCGCCAAGGGCACGGTCTACTACAACTTCGCGAGCAAGTCGGTCCTCTTCGAGGAACTGCTGCGGCACGGCGTGGGCCTGCTCACCGCCTCCCTCCGCGAGGCCGCCGAAGGCACGGCGCGGGAGGGCGGCAGCCGGGTCGACTCGCTGGACGCGATGATCCGGGCCGGACTCGTCTTCATCGACCGCTACCCGTCGTTCACCCAGCTCTACGTCGCCGAACTGTGGCGCACCAACCGGGCCTGGCAGTCCACGCTGATGGTCGTCCGGCAGGAGGCCGTCGCGGTCGTCGAGGGCGTGCTGCGCGAGGGCGTCGAAGGGGGCGAGCTGAGCGACGAGATCGATGTCGGTCTGACCGCGTCGGCCCTGGTCGGCATGGTTCTGGTGGCCGCCCTGGACTGGAAGGCCTTCCAGCCGCAGCGCTCCCTGGACGACGTCCACGCGGCACTCTCCCGGCTGCTCCAGGGCCGGGTGAGCGGAAACCGCTGA
- a CDS encoding phytoene desaturase family protein, which translates to MADIAVIGAGIGSLAAAARLAVAGHRVVVHESAATYGGAVGRFEQGGFAFDTGPGLLPLPAVYRDLFLKTGREPLEKCVDLVQVDPAARHVFADGTDLPLPGASRAGVVAALDSALGPGAGDRWGDFLVRAREAWDRTRRPLLEEPLWSDWKVLAEREPYPAVPHKRLLRTRRAGTLAEIGAWELRDPRLTALLESHALAYGLDPRAVPASAAVLPYMEHAFGTWYVRGGVRELARALYERCLARKVRFVFGAEVTGIVEKDGRAAGVELADGSVADADFVVAGVAPEVLDRLARRPGVRGEGDIPAVPGATSRLTVLLALRGGRPEGTAHRTVVHAQDRDAELDSLFGSASGAVAAPTVTVLRPGDPALVPDSEHEAVTVSCAVPARPDGSGAGPGAVDQRVELLLTAAERAVPDLRERLLWREVRTPADIARATGAEGGAVPAPALAAAGGRWLRPSNSTATPGLFTVGGWSHPGGGLPHAGMSGALVAGLIVEGPDFRGSQ; encoded by the coding sequence ATGGCAGACATCGCGGTGATCGGCGCCGGAATCGGCTCCCTGGCGGCCGCCGCCCGGCTGGCCGTCGCGGGCCACCGCGTGGTGGTGCACGAGAGCGCGGCGACCTACGGCGGAGCCGTGGGCCGCTTCGAGCAGGGCGGCTTCGCGTTCGACACGGGCCCGGGGCTGCTGCCCCTGCCGGCCGTCTACCGCGACCTGTTCCTCAAGACCGGCCGGGAACCGCTGGAGAAGTGCGTCGACCTGGTCCAGGTGGACCCGGCCGCCCGGCACGTCTTCGCGGACGGCACCGACCTCCCGCTGCCGGGCGCCTCGCGCGCGGGCGTGGTCGCCGCCCTGGACTCCGCGCTCGGCCCGGGCGCCGGCGACCGCTGGGGCGACTTCCTGGTGCGGGCCCGCGAGGCCTGGGACCGCACCCGCCGGCCGCTCCTGGAGGAGCCGCTGTGGTCCGACTGGAAGGTCCTCGCCGAGCGGGAGCCGTACCCGGCGGTGCCCCACAAGCGCCTGCTGCGCACCCGCCGCGCCGGCACCCTCGCCGAGATCGGCGCCTGGGAACTGCGCGACCCCCGGCTCACCGCCCTGCTGGAGAGCCACGCCCTCGCGTACGGCCTGGACCCGCGAGCGGTCCCGGCGAGCGCGGCGGTCCTGCCGTACATGGAGCACGCCTTCGGCACCTGGTACGTCCGGGGCGGCGTACGGGAGTTGGCGCGGGCGCTGTACGAGCGGTGTCTGGCCCGCAAGGTCCGGTTCGTCTTCGGCGCCGAGGTCACGGGGATCGTCGAGAAGGACGGCCGGGCGGCCGGGGTGGAGCTGGCGGACGGCTCGGTGGCCGACGCCGACTTCGTCGTCGCCGGGGTCGCGCCCGAGGTGCTGGACCGCCTGGCGCGGCGTCCTGGCGTACGGGGTGAGGGCGACATCCCGGCCGTGCCGGGGGCCACGAGCCGGCTGACCGTGCTGCTGGCGCTGCGCGGTGGCCGTCCGGAGGGCACGGCGCACCGGACGGTGGTGCACGCGCAGGACCGGGACGCCGAGCTGGACTCGCTGTTCGGGTCGGCCTCCGGAGCGGTCGCGGCGCCCACGGTCACGGTGCTGCGCCCCGGCGATCCGGCGCTGGTGCCGGACTCCGAGCACGAGGCGGTCACGGTGAGCTGCGCGGTCCCCGCCCGGCCGGACGGGAGCGGGGCCGGGCCGGGGGCCGTCGACCAGCGGGTCGAGCTTCTGCTCACCGCCGCCGAGCGGGCCGTACCCGACCTGCGGGAGCGCCTGCTGTGGCGCGAGGTGCGCACCCCGGCCGACATCGCGCGGGCGACCGGTGCGGAGGGCGGCGCGGTCCCGGCCCCGGCGCTCGCCGCGGCCGGCGGACGATGGCTGCGCCCGTCCAACTCCACCGCGACACCGGGCCTGTTCACCGTCGGCGGCTGGTCCCACCCCGGCGGCGGCCTGCCGCACGCCGGGATGTCGGGCGCCCTGGTGGCCGGACTGATCGTGGAGGGCCCGGACTTCCGCGGCTCGCAGTGA
- a CDS encoding SCO2102 family sporulation regulator — protein sequence MGWTVLYIAFGVVALWLLGEVLLQYKARLRWRLLAFGGFLCVVLGVLIPNVIVIALGAIGFATGQTYVTLSFRRGFEAGWAVRPRSGEGEGEGGGGFPKPGKKRRRGEPDRQDPTLEVMDLEPTAGGAYGQGDDRLDDDREDDVFVRPQSTPAAATVYSPEPMPDDTSTYGVYGDDNAYAGTAGQPYATADQSQSAQDEAFAYYGYDQQGYGYDPNQQQYAAYSDPYIGTQTYDATASYDQSYGQQGYGQQGYGQDQYGNAGYGAETPPGGVWVPQQRSTDDAFDPFGNDQPADQQYPYQGNGNANGNGNGQNGYDEQQYRF from the coding sequence ATGGGCTGGACGGTCCTCTACATCGCGTTCGGTGTCGTCGCGTTGTGGCTGCTGGGCGAGGTGCTGCTGCAGTACAAGGCACGTCTGCGCTGGCGGCTGCTGGCCTTCGGCGGATTCCTGTGCGTGGTCCTCGGTGTGCTCATCCCCAATGTGATCGTGATCGCGCTGGGCGCGATCGGGTTCGCCACCGGACAGACCTATGTGACCCTCTCGTTCCGCCGCGGCTTCGAGGCGGGCTGGGCCGTCCGGCCGCGTTCCGGTGAGGGCGAGGGCGAGGGCGGCGGCGGCTTCCCGAAGCCCGGCAAGAAGCGCCGGCGCGGCGAACCGGACCGCCAGGACCCGACCCTGGAGGTCATGGACCTGGAGCCCACCGCCGGCGGGGCGTACGGCCAGGGCGACGACCGGCTCGACGACGACCGCGAGGACGACGTGTTCGTCCGCCCGCAGTCCACGCCCGCCGCGGCCACCGTCTACTCGCCGGAGCCCATGCCGGACGACACCAGCACCTACGGCGTCTACGGCGACGACAACGCCTACGCGGGCACGGCCGGCCAGCCCTACGCGACCGCCGACCAGTCCCAGTCCGCGCAGGACGAGGCCTTCGCCTACTACGGCTACGACCAGCAGGGTTACGGCTACGACCCGAACCAGCAGCAGTACGCCGCCTACTCCGACCCGTACATCGGCACCCAGACGTACGACGCCACGGCCTCCTACGACCAGTCGTACGGCCAGCAGGGGTACGGGCAGCAGGGCTACGGCCAGGACCAGTACGGCAACGCCGGGTACGGCGCCGAGACCCCGCCCGGCGGTGTCTGGGTGCCGCAGCAGCGCAGCACCGACGACGCGTTCGACCCGTTCGGCAACGACCAGCCGGCGGACCAGCAGTACCCGTACCAGGGCAACGGCAATGCCAACGGCAACGGCAACGGCCAGAACGGTTACGACGAGCAGCAGTACCGTTTCTGA